A window of the Hordeum vulgare subsp. vulgare chromosome 5H, MorexV3_pseudomolecules_assembly, whole genome shotgun sequence genome harbors these coding sequences:
- the LOC123398185 gene encoding FBD-associated F-box protein At1g66310-like produces MEAGRSSRSTATRKRKSAALEVERYPAPAPPAAPPDPGAAEHDGCGDGRDLHHIRNLSDLPDDMLRKIISLLPIKERGRTQILARRWRPLWRSLPLNIDCDDMVHSNNGKLGDVLQRIISSHQGVCHRFCIRPELSTDIDNDAAVDACLLSSTLDKLKELEFYRRRWHNWQPMPVPALIFRFSPTLCVAEFGHFTLTDDALQGIHFPQLKKLVLHYVYLSDFSLNSMIAGSPSLEFLLIIRCTGARRLRINSFTLTTIAVDNHSPDPSIEELVIESAPHL; encoded by the coding sequence ATGGAGGCCGGCCGTAGTAGTAGGAGTACGGCTACCCGGAAGAGGAAGTCAGCCGCACTCGAGGTCGAGCGCTATCCGGCTCCGGCACCACCGGCGGCACCGCCCGATCCCGGAGCAGCTGAACACGATGGATGCGGAGACGGACGAGATCTCCACCACATCAGAAACCTCAGCGACCTCCCCGACGACATGCTCCGTAAGATTATCTCGCTCCTCCCCATCAAGGAACGCGGCCGCACGCAGATCCTCGCGAGACGCTGGCGTCCCCTTTGGCGCTCTCTTCCTCTCAACATCGATTGTGATGATATGGTCCATTCTAATAATGGTAAACTCGGTGATGTCTTACAACGCATAATTTCCTCCCACCAAGGCGTCTGCCACCGCTTCTGCATTCGCCCAGAATTGTCCACGGACATAGACAACGATGCTGCCGTGGACGCCTGTCTCCTGTCCTCCACTCTGGATAAACTCAAGGAGCTTGAGTTCTACCGTCGGCGGTGGCACAACTGGCAGCCGATGCCGGTGCCGGCATTAATCTTCCGCTTCTCGCCCACCCTCTGTGTTGCCGAATTCGGACATTTCACACTCACGGACGACGCACTTCAGGGGATTCACTTCCCCCAGCTTAAGAAGCTCGTTCTTCATTATGTTTACCTCTCGGACTTCTCACTCAACAGCATGATTGCCGGCAGCCCTTCTCTCGAGTTCTTGCTAATTATTCGGTGCACTGGAGCCCGTCGTCTCCGGATCAATTCGTTTACCCTTACAACCATTGCAGTCGATAATCATTCGCCAGATCCATCCATAGAGGAACTCGTAATCGAGAGTGCCCCTCATCTTTAA